Proteins co-encoded in one Marinomonas sp. IMCC 4694 genomic window:
- a CDS encoding diguanylate cyclase domain-containing protein, which yields MKTDVTELEQTIEHILATTEYQAHPAYQALSQLWEVTQFQWERMDRLTRLSDSYQDMMIQREKSLSERFDKHLRQLEKITRISDRYQRSLRQLNTELEKTASMDPLTDLPNRRLMMKQLSQAFYQQGDTSAHKKSVDPLCIAMIDIDYFKQVNDDFGHQVGDDVLIALGQLMQNVVERHGVIGRWGGEEFLVILTSCPLHEAMALMELLRTKVSEFSLSVDESQVTTSVSIGVVEYQPVDSMDSLLFRADSALYSVKSKGRNSVMAG from the coding sequence ATGAAGACGGATGTGACGGAGCTTGAGCAAACCATTGAGCATATTTTGGCCACAACCGAGTATCAGGCGCACCCAGCTTACCAAGCATTGAGTCAACTTTGGGAGGTGACCCAATTTCAATGGGAGCGTATGGACCGTTTGACGCGCCTGTCGGATTCGTATCAAGATATGATGATTCAGCGTGAGAAAAGCCTTAGCGAGCGTTTCGACAAGCATTTGCGACAGCTAGAAAAAATAACCCGTATTTCAGACCGATATCAACGTAGCTTACGCCAGCTCAATACCGAATTAGAAAAAACGGCCTCAATGGATCCACTTACTGACTTACCGAACCGTCGTTTGATGATGAAACAGTTATCTCAAGCGTTCTATCAACAAGGCGATACGTCAGCGCACAAAAAATCAGTGGATCCCCTTTGTATTGCGATGATCGACATTGATTATTTTAAGCAAGTAAACGATGACTTTGGCCACCAAGTGGGTGACGATGTGCTCATCGCATTGGGTCAGTTAATGCAAAATGTGGTGGAGCGCCATGGCGTGATTGGTCGTTGGGGCGGTGAGGAATTTTTAGTCATTCTAACGTCTTGTCCACTCCATGAAGCCATGGCACTGATGGAGTTACTGCGTACTAAAGTGAGTGAGTTTTCTTTGAGCGTCGATGAGAGCCAGGTAACGACCAGCGTCAGTATTGGGGTGGTGGAATATCAGCCGGTCGATTCGATGGACTCTTTGTTGTTCAGAGCTGACAGTGCGTTGTATTCGGTGAAGTCCAAAGGGCGCAACAGTGTGATGGCCGGCTAA
- a CDS encoding cupin domain-containing protein, producing MFIYNNEVPLEDLGKGVSRKIMAYSENIMAVEVHFEKDAIGPLHHHPHEQLTYVLSGKFEFTIGDDTKIVGPGDTLYKAPNVVHGCRCLEPGVLLDNFTPVRKDFL from the coding sequence ATGTTTATTTACAATAATGAAGTCCCTTTGGAAGATCTTGGAAAAGGTGTCTCACGTAAAATAATGGCTTATTCAGAGAACATCATGGCCGTTGAAGTGCATTTTGAAAAAGACGCAATAGGGCCTTTACATCATCACCCGCATGAACAATTAACCTACGTATTATCAGGCAAGTTTGAATTCACCATAGGGGACGACACCAAGATTGTTGGCCCCGGCGACACCCTTTATAAAGCGCCAAATGTCGTGCACGGTTGTCGCTGTTTAGAGCCTGGGGTCTTGCTAGACAACTTTACCCCCGTTCGAAAAGACTTTCTTTGA
- a CDS encoding DUF294 nucleotidyltransferase-like domain-containing protein — translation MAAIDIPEVHKFIETIPPFASLSLAERKQMLTGVSMLYVRQGQTLALKDEAATVHLIRRGACEIRTPKGGLVDQIADGECFGVSSVLAQNPDGLQVVAMEDSLVYRFEKIHFIEMLKKNDAFGLFFEHTQHHRLRKLSRSQSNELATPALQLSTPVANIMTRQLVLASPEESVQTIAIRMTEARVSSILVVENERLLGIVTDRDLRSRILALGGSSSALVRDTMTADPVSLLPTALVMQAQTLMSESNIHHLPIVDEDQHAVGMLTAADLLRHQELSPLLLINQIHRQQSISRLAQVCKQWPTLIINLIVTDMKPADVGNVLATISDNLTRRVIELALEQVGPAPMDFQFMVFGSQARRDQSLGSDQDNGLMLEREPTTEESTYFAALSECICQGLAQCGIRLCPGNIMASNPEWRRTQSGWQQAFSNWVKSSAPSALLHASIFFDIRCVYGNNEPVDQLIKGLQLEISKNSVFLATLTRSALVTKPPLGFFRHFLLESSGEHKNQLDLKHQGLALINDLARLYGLSCRTYRAGTLGRIEQAIREKLISVDTGRNLIDAWDSLNGLRLEAQSRHWQATGSASAYLDPKALSPLERKHLKSTFGIISDVQDVAQQRFLRGYS, via the coding sequence ATGGCGGCGATAGACATTCCAGAAGTCCACAAATTCATTGAAACGATACCTCCTTTTGCCAGCTTATCTTTAGCTGAACGTAAGCAAATGCTGACAGGGGTGTCCATGTTGTATGTGCGTCAAGGGCAAACGTTAGCCTTAAAAGACGAGGCGGCTACGGTGCATCTTATTCGACGCGGGGCGTGTGAAATCCGCACACCCAAAGGGGGGCTGGTGGATCAAATCGCCGATGGCGAGTGTTTTGGCGTGTCGAGTGTATTAGCGCAAAACCCAGATGGTTTGCAAGTGGTCGCAATGGAAGACAGCTTGGTGTATCGCTTTGAAAAAATACATTTTATTGAGATGCTTAAAAAAAACGATGCGTTTGGTTTGTTTTTTGAGCACACGCAACATCATCGTTTGCGCAAACTTTCTCGCAGCCAAAGTAATGAACTCGCCACCCCCGCTCTGCAATTATCGACCCCTGTCGCCAACATAATGACGCGTCAGCTTGTTTTGGCGTCGCCAGAAGAAAGCGTACAAACCATTGCGATTCGTATGACGGAAGCGCGAGTGAGCTCGATTTTGGTCGTGGAAAACGAACGCTTGTTAGGGATTGTGACAGATCGAGATTTGCGTTCGCGTATTCTCGCATTAGGCGGTTCTTCCAGTGCCTTGGTTAGAGATACCATGACAGCGGATCCCGTCAGTTTATTGCCCACGGCGTTGGTCATGCAGGCACAAACCTTGATGAGTGAAAGCAATATTCACCACCTACCCATTGTAGACGAAGATCAACATGCGGTGGGTATGTTGACCGCGGCGGACTTATTGCGCCATCAAGAGCTGAGCCCATTGTTGTTGATTAATCAAATTCATCGTCAACAATCCATCAGCCGCCTCGCGCAGGTTTGTAAGCAGTGGCCAACTTTGATTATTAATTTAATTGTGACCGACATGAAACCTGCCGACGTGGGCAACGTGCTGGCAACCATCAGTGATAATTTAACACGGCGAGTGATTGAATTGGCTCTGGAACAAGTGGGCCCTGCACCGATGGATTTTCAGTTCATGGTATTTGGTTCTCAAGCCAGACGAGACCAATCACTTGGCAGCGATCAAGACAATGGTTTAATGCTAGAGCGTGAGCCCACTACAGAAGAAAGTACGTATTTTGCGGCCTTGTCTGAGTGTATTTGCCAAGGTTTGGCGCAATGCGGTATTCGTCTTTGTCCGGGTAATATTATGGCCAGCAACCCGGAATGGCGCCGCACACAGTCGGGTTGGCAGCAAGCCTTTTCAAACTGGGTCAAAAGCAGTGCGCCAAGCGCTTTGCTGCATGCCAGCATCTTTTTTGATATTCGTTGCGTGTATGGCAACAACGAGCCTGTGGACCAATTGATCAAGGGGTTACAGCTTGAGATCAGTAAAAACAGTGTATTTTTGGCGACCTTAACACGCAGCGCTCTTGTAACGAAGCCACCGTTGGGCTTCTTTCGGCATTTTCTTTTAGAGTCGTCTGGAGAGCACAAAAATCAACTGGATCTTAAACACCAAGGTTTGGCGTTGATTAACGATCTCGCTCGATTGTATGGCTTGTCGTGTCGTACTTACCGAGCCGGTACCTTGGGGCGTATTGAGCAAGCTATTAGAGAAAAACTCATCAGTGTCGACACTGGGCGCAATTTAATCGACGCCTGGGACAGTTTAAATGGCTTGCGTTTAGAAGCCCAAAGCCGACATTGGCAAGCCACAGGCAGCGCCAGCGCGTATCTTGATCCAAAGGCATTAAGCCCCTTAGAGCGTAAGCATCTGAAAAGTACTTTTGGCATTATCAGTGATGTTCAAGACGTGGCGCAGCAGCGTTTTTTACGAGGCTACAGCTAA
- the siaB gene encoding biofilm regulation protein kinase SiaB, translating to MSSPDLYELRERFEADTILLCFNGPISRSLIEEIGHALKNYLKSEQLSPASALDVFAAYIELTQNIRHYATASSLPGADTATVIVSHYQGCYRVAAGNIVKLDDGNQLVARIESLAKMDKVELKAAYKAQLRKPRDESAVTGAGLGLIDMARKSSQPMKATLKYIGNGTAYFSLSIQI from the coding sequence ATGAGTTCACCGGATTTATATGAACTGAGGGAGCGCTTTGAAGCGGATACCATTTTATTGTGTTTCAATGGTCCTATTTCTCGTAGCTTAATTGAAGAAATTGGTCACGCCCTGAAAAACTACCTGAAGTCGGAACAATTATCACCCGCGTCCGCTTTGGATGTCTTTGCGGCCTATATTGAGCTCACACAAAATATTCGTCATTACGCGACCGCGTCATCATTACCTGGTGCTGACACGGCCACGGTGATCGTGAGCCACTACCAAGGCTGTTATCGTGTGGCGGCTGGCAATATCGTTAAACTTGATGATGGCAATCAATTGGTGGCACGTATTGAATCGCTTGCTAAAATGGATAAAGTAGAACTAAAAGCCGCTTATAAAGCGCAGCTGCGTAAACCGAGAGACGAAAGTGCGGTGACGGGAGCTGGGCTTGGGTTAATCGACATGGCTCGAAAATCTTCCCAGCCGATGAAGGCAACACTTAAATATATCGGTAATGGCACGGCGTATTTTAGTTTAAGCATACAAATTTGA
- the siaA gene encoding biofilm regulation protein phosphatase SiaA (SiaB is a threonine kinase acting on SiaC; SiaA is the matching phosphatase.), translated as MARWGLRGKSLFALASSCVFALLIIAVIGWSFIQKGQEYAAENYANSVTQLNYQRILTPISREVALAERFANAVVVRRWLSNPEDSFLAKQWREEAQGYLDTFQNHALFIVNDVTRHYYFADADTPLSTVPIYTLDETKKADQWYFSTASRDATFRINVNYDEVLKAMKVWINVPVREQGDFIGLAGTGFSLGRFTTQFLESHVQGVTPFIINARGGIEVHRDTALIAYHAQQSGNKTGSIYALLDNDVSKGLVEDALTRAQQSEGQVVTVKVQQGGRKQLMSFVYFPLLDWFVVSNIDLANVRLFDSGLVLPAVSVFVLLLIILLIVFGFVVERLLITPIRHLQLSARAISSGSYNIALTADSNDEIGDLSKTFNKMARQVRHHTQELEEKVQVRTAELKKAHEKVVEAHDKMEASIDYASLIQKSILPDRQMRQFLGEDHSVIWRPRDVVGGDFYVFHTRDEGCLLGVVDCAGHGVPGALMTMLMRAAIDYSIARVGLTDPAALLSVIDETLRSMLSEEVSANKVATNADVGLVYVPKDGSDMCFSGAKIALYASNGDACIKYDSGRRSLGDRRRGEYENRHLPMAGWTYYMATDGFLDQSGGAKNFGFGNKRFEALLKSHASLSLKEQAASFENALDQYMGNQPQRDDITLLSFRFDASHKSLL; from the coding sequence ATGGCTCGTTGGGGGTTACGTGGTAAGTCGCTGTTTGCTTTGGCCAGCAGTTGTGTGTTTGCGTTGTTGATCATTGCGGTGATCGGCTGGTCTTTTATCCAAAAGGGGCAGGAATACGCAGCAGAAAACTACGCCAATAGCGTTACACAATTAAATTATCAGCGTATTTTGACGCCGATATCGAGAGAAGTGGCCTTGGCGGAGCGTTTTGCCAATGCTGTGGTGGTCAGGCGCTGGTTATCCAATCCAGAGGATTCTTTTCTAGCCAAGCAGTGGCGTGAGGAAGCTCAGGGGTATCTTGATACGTTTCAGAATCATGCGTTGTTTATTGTGAATGATGTGACGCGTCACTATTACTTTGCCGATGCCGACACACCTTTGTCCACGGTACCGATTTATACTCTCGACGAGACGAAAAAAGCCGATCAATGGTATTTTTCCACCGCCTCTAGGGACGCGACTTTCCGCATTAATGTCAATTACGATGAAGTGCTAAAAGCGATGAAAGTCTGGATTAACGTACCAGTTCGAGAGCAAGGCGATTTTATTGGGTTGGCGGGGACCGGGTTTTCGTTAGGGCGCTTCACGACGCAATTTCTTGAAAGCCACGTTCAGGGTGTGACACCGTTCATTATTAACGCCCGCGGCGGTATTGAGGTTCATCGCGATACCGCACTGATCGCATATCATGCACAACAAAGCGGCAACAAGACAGGGTCCATTTACGCTTTACTGGATAATGACGTGTCTAAGGGGCTGGTCGAAGACGCGTTGACCCGTGCACAGCAAAGCGAGGGGCAAGTTGTGACGGTGAAAGTACAGCAAGGTGGCCGCAAACAACTGATGTCGTTTGTGTATTTTCCCTTGCTGGATTGGTTTGTCGTGAGCAATATTGATCTGGCCAATGTCCGTCTTTTTGATTCTGGCCTGGTGTTGCCAGCGGTCAGTGTGTTTGTGTTGTTACTGATTATTCTATTGATTGTATTTGGCTTTGTGGTGGAGCGTTTGTTGATCACCCCGATTCGACATCTGCAGTTGTCTGCTCGTGCGATTTCTAGTGGTTCTTATAATATTGCCCTTACGGCTGACAGCAATGATGAAATTGGTGATTTAAGCAAAACCTTCAATAAAATGGCTCGCCAAGTAAGGCACCATACCCAAGAACTGGAAGAGAAAGTGCAGGTGCGTACGGCAGAGCTAAAAAAAGCCCATGAAAAAGTCGTCGAAGCGCACGACAAAATGGAAGCGTCAATCGACTACGCCAGTTTGATTCAGAAATCCATTTTGCCGGATCGTCAGATGCGACAGTTTTTAGGGGAAGATCACAGCGTGATTTGGCGCCCTAGAGACGTGGTTGGAGGCGATTTCTATGTTTTTCACACCCGTGACGAAGGCTGTTTATTGGGGGTGGTGGATTGCGCTGGGCACGGCGTACCGGGCGCCTTGATGACCATGTTAATGCGCGCCGCGATTGATTATTCGATTGCTCGAGTCGGGCTAACCGATCCGGCGGCTTTGCTGAGTGTCATCGATGAAACATTGCGTTCGATGTTAAGTGAAGAGGTGAGTGCCAATAAGGTGGCGACCAACGCCGATGTCGGCTTGGTTTATGTGCCAAAAGACGGCAGCGATATGTGTTTTTCTGGGGCTAAAATTGCCCTGTATGCGAGCAATGGCGATGCGTGTATTAAGTACGACTCTGGTCGACGCTCGTTGGGTGATCGGCGTCGTGGTGAATACGAAAATAGGCATTTACCCATGGCGGGCTGGACATATTACATGGCGACCGATGGCTTTTTAGACCAGTCAGGCGGTGCGAAGAATTTTGGTTTTGGTAATAAACGGTTTGAAGCGCTGCTTAAAAGCCACGCCTCGTTGTCGCTGAAGGAGCAAGCGGCGTCTTTTGAAAATGCGCTTGACCAATACATGGGCAATCAACCGCAACGAGATGACATTACTTTGCTGTCTTTTCGATTTGATGCCAGCCATAAATCGTTATTATAG
- the siaC gene encoding biofilm regulation phosphoprotein SiaC, translating into MKDLLIEGTASSPAVRGEWQHGVLYMEGDSYPENSYELYRTLVAWIASYLKESSESLTLELTLLYLNTSSIKVMMDIFDDMEASFQQGRQVAVNWYFDEENERVAELAEEFKEDCTFPFSIIGK; encoded by the coding sequence ATGAAAGACTTACTAATAGAAGGAACGGCGTCGTCTCCAGCGGTAAGAGGGGAGTGGCAGCACGGCGTCTTGTATATGGAGGGGGACTCTTACCCAGAAAACTCCTATGAATTATATCGTACTCTTGTGGCTTGGATTGCGAGTTACCTCAAAGAGTCGTCCGAATCACTGACCCTTGAATTGACCTTGTTGTATCTTAATACCAGCAGCATCAAGGTGATGATGGATATATTTGATGACATGGAAGCCAGTTTTCAGCAAGGCCGTCAGGTGGCGGTAAATTGGTATTTTGATGAAGAAAACGAGCGTGTTGCCGAGTTAGCAGAAGAATTTAAAGAAGACTGTACTTTTCCATTTAGCATTATAGGCAAATAA
- the kduD gene encoding 2-dehydro-3-deoxy-D-gluconate 5-dehydrogenase KduD — protein sequence MFDLTGKVAIVTGCNTGLGQGMALALANAGADIVGVNRGVPEETMALMAKTGRQFHSVIADMSKIDNVAHVVKEAVSAFGKVDILVNNAGIIRRNDAIDFTEKDWDDVMDLNIKAVFFMSQGFAKQVIVQGTSGNIINIASMLSYQGGIRVPSYTASKSGVMGVTRLLANEWAQHGINVNAIAPGYMATNNTDALRADKERSDEILSRIPAGRWGTPDDMAGPIIFLASEASRYVNGYTIAVDGGWLAR from the coding sequence ATGTTCGATCTAACGGGTAAAGTCGCCATTGTAACAGGCTGTAATACAGGACTTGGTCAAGGAATGGCTTTAGCCCTAGCAAACGCAGGCGCTGATATTGTCGGTGTGAACCGAGGCGTTCCAGAGGAAACGATGGCGTTAATGGCCAAAACAGGCCGTCAATTTCACAGCGTTATTGCCGATATGAGCAAAATAGACAATGTCGCTCACGTAGTGAAAGAAGCGGTATCGGCGTTTGGTAAAGTCGACATTCTGGTGAATAACGCTGGTATTATTCGCAGGAATGACGCGATAGATTTTACCGAGAAAGATTGGGACGATGTCATGGATTTGAACATCAAAGCGGTCTTCTTTATGTCGCAGGGCTTTGCGAAACAGGTGATTGTTCAGGGAACGTCTGGCAACATCATCAATATTGCCTCTATGTTGTCTTATCAAGGAGGAATTCGAGTGCCCTCTTACACCGCATCAAAAAGTGGCGTCATGGGCGTTACTCGCTTGCTTGCCAATGAATGGGCACAACACGGCATCAATGTGAACGCCATAGCCCCAGGCTACATGGCCACCAACAACACCGACGCTTTACGCGCAGATAAAGAGCGTTCCGATGAGATTTTAAGCCGCATTCCGGCAGGCCGCTGGGGCACACCTGATGACATGGCAGGGCCAATTATTTTCTTAGCGTCGGAAGCTTCTCGGTACGTCAACGGCTATACCATTGCCGTAGACGGTGGCTGGCTGGCTCGTTAA
- a CDS encoding helix-turn-helix domain-containing protein encodes MKQATIPHFGLYGESSGIDDPDFFHIEDIASRSSDLGWKISPHRHAQLFQILILKSGQAHVQLDEQQQTLQGAWAIIVPAGVVHGFCFAPDTDGRVISIAESLLEDAYQEKAAMYIKPLLSQALHIDFNGHRNLFSELWPLIQQLENEASRMREGRALMSEYLIKAILLLLHRQHRHDKSSAASRAYNHHALSLKELIENHYREHWSSHQYADALGTSISRLNRMSKTTFNQSVLDLIHDRLLLEAKRRLIYTARSVEEISYDLGFKDPGYFSRFFKRSAGLPPGKFRALSNQPTAT; translated from the coding sequence ATGAAGCAAGCGACCATTCCGCACTTTGGCCTGTATGGAGAATCCAGCGGGATTGATGACCCTGATTTTTTCCATATTGAAGACATTGCCTCCCGCAGCAGCGACTTAGGCTGGAAAATAAGCCCTCATCGCCACGCTCAGCTGTTTCAAATTCTCATCTTAAAGTCTGGGCAAGCCCACGTGCAACTCGATGAACAGCAACAGACGTTACAAGGTGCGTGGGCGATTATTGTGCCAGCGGGCGTTGTACATGGCTTTTGCTTTGCACCCGACACCGACGGACGAGTGATCAGTATTGCCGAATCTTTACTGGAAGATGCGTACCAAGAAAAGGCCGCCATGTACATCAAACCTTTATTGAGTCAGGCCCTTCATATTGACTTTAATGGCCATCGAAATCTGTTTTCAGAACTCTGGCCGTTGATTCAGCAGCTTGAAAATGAGGCATCACGGATGCGCGAGGGACGAGCACTGATGAGCGAATACCTGATCAAAGCCATTTTGCTGCTACTGCATCGACAACATCGTCACGACAAATCCAGTGCCGCCAGCAGAGCGTACAATCATCACGCTTTGTCGTTAAAAGAATTAATTGAAAACCACTACCGTGAACATTGGAGCAGTCATCAATACGCCGATGCTCTGGGTACTTCAATCAGCCGCTTAAACCGAATGAGCAAAACCACGTTTAATCAAAGCGTGCTAGATTTGATACATGACAGACTATTACTGGAAGCGAAACGCCGCTTGATTTACACCGCCCGCTCCGTAGAAGAAATCAGTTATGACTTGGGCTTTAAAGACCCTGGCTATTTCTCACGTTTCTTTAAACGCTCAGCAGGCTTACCACCAGGAAAATTCAGGGCATTAAGCAATCAGCCTACCGCCACTTAA
- the kdgR gene encoding DNA-binding transcriptional regulator KdgR — translation MINDEKNHQIEPVSSVMKVFAILNALAEHKSLGVTELSQIVMTSKSTVYRFLQTMKMLGFVSQEEDFDRYSLTLKLFEVSARALEHVDLVELTEPYMSRIGELTKEALHLGIRDGDGIIYIHKVDAQYNLRMQSRVGRRNPLYSTAIGKVLLAERSESDVRDILKDTDFLPSTAKTHRSIDSLLLELKEVRDLGYGVDNEEQEEGLRCIAAPIYDRLGKVIAGVSLSFPTLRYTPEKFETYVDLLRAAAEKVSVKLGHSK, via the coding sequence ATGATCAATGATGAAAAAAACCACCAAATCGAGCCGGTATCTTCAGTAATGAAGGTATTTGCTATCCTGAACGCGCTAGCAGAACACAAATCTTTGGGTGTAACGGAACTGTCTCAAATCGTCATGACATCAAAAAGTACGGTTTATCGTTTTTTACAAACGATGAAAATGCTTGGGTTTGTCTCGCAAGAAGAGGATTTTGACCGCTATTCTCTGACGCTAAAACTGTTTGAAGTCAGTGCGCGCGCCTTAGAGCATGTCGACCTGGTCGAGCTGACCGAACCTTACATGTCACGTATCGGCGAGCTAACAAAAGAAGCATTGCACCTTGGTATTCGCGATGGAGATGGGATTATTTACATTCATAAAGTGGATGCTCAGTACAATTTGCGCATGCAATCCCGCGTTGGCCGCCGTAATCCACTGTATTCTACTGCGATCGGCAAGGTGCTATTAGCAGAACGTTCAGAAAGCGATGTTCGAGATATCTTAAAAGACACTGATTTTTTGCCGTCAACCGCCAAAACGCATCGATCCATAGACTCGCTCTTATTGGAACTCAAAGAAGTTAGAGACCTTGGCTACGGGGTGGATAACGAAGAACAAGAAGAGGGATTACGCTGCATAGCGGCGCCAATTTATGACCGACTAGGCAAGGTGATTGCTGGGGTAAGCTTGTCTTTCCCAACGCTGCGCTACACGCCTGAAAAATTTGAAACCTATGTAGATTTGCTGCGTGCAGCGGCCGAGAAAGTATCGGTAAAACTTGGCCATTCGAAATAA
- a CDS encoding RpiB/LacA/LacB family sugar-phosphate isomerase, producing the protein MKIALMMENSQASKNAAILEQLNAAAGPLNHDVFNVGMSDENDHHLTYIHLGIMASLLLNSNAVDFVVSGCGTGQGAMMSLNAHPGVVCGYCLEPSDAFLFNQINNGNAIAMAFAKGFGWAAELNARYIFEKAFTGPRGEGYPVERKDPQVKNAGILNMVKAATMKNNYLDGLNAMDPALIKTAVSGERFQQCFFDHGKKPDLEAYVRSLL; encoded by the coding sequence ATGAAAATTGCACTGATGATGGAAAACAGCCAAGCGAGCAAAAACGCGGCGATTTTAGAACAGCTCAACGCCGCCGCAGGCCCATTGAATCACGATGTGTTCAACGTTGGCATGAGTGACGAAAACGATCACCACTTGACGTACATTCATCTTGGTATTATGGCCAGCCTATTATTAAATTCAAACGCGGTGGATTTTGTTGTCTCTGGCTGTGGCACAGGCCAAGGCGCCATGATGTCACTGAACGCTCACCCTGGTGTGGTGTGCGGTTACTGCCTAGAACCTTCTGATGCTTTTTTGTTCAATCAAATCAATAACGGCAACGCCATTGCCATGGCGTTTGCAAAAGGCTTCGGTTGGGCGGCAGAGCTGAACGCGCGCTACATCTTTGAAAAAGCCTTCACCGGACCGCGCGGCGAAGGGTATCCGGTTGAACGCAAAGACCCTCAGGTGAAAAACGCTGGCATCTTGAATATGGTAAAAGCCGCCACCATGAAAAACAACTACTTGGATGGTCTAAACGCCATGGACCCAGCGCTGATTAAAACCGCGGTATCTGGCGAACGTTTCCAGCAATGTTTTTTTGATCATGGCAAAAAACCCGATCTTGAGGCCTATGTACGCTCCTTACTATAG
- a CDS encoding 3'-5' exonuclease has translation MAWNIVRALTAWRESQQSMKCPWEERDYLVLDIETSGLDAKQDQIVSVGWVCIHHGVIELDSARHIVLENADIGHSVGIHMITDADVLEHGKKQQSVLRYLRHLLRHRILVMHHAPLELSFLKQVWQTEKLPSFSIRWLDTLAIERAKAARSQQPIQEGGFRLGACRERYGLPEYQGHDALTDALATAELLLAQIAYQGKECRLHDLNQMGGGRVTLSTR, from the coding sequence ATGGCTTGGAATATAGTACGAGCATTGACGGCATGGCGCGAGTCTCAGCAATCGATGAAATGCCCTTGGGAAGAGCGAGATTATTTGGTTTTGGACATAGAAACGTCGGGACTGGATGCCAAACAAGACCAGATCGTCAGCGTTGGCTGGGTGTGTATTCACCATGGTGTCATTGAATTAGACAGTGCCCGCCACATTGTGCTGGAAAACGCGGACATAGGGCACAGTGTTGGTATTCACATGATTACCGACGCGGATGTGCTGGAGCACGGAAAAAAACAACAAAGTGTATTGCGCTATTTACGGCACCTGTTGCGGCATCGAATTTTAGTGATGCATCATGCGCCATTGGAGCTCAGCTTTTTAAAACAGGTGTGGCAAACAGAAAAACTCCCAAGTTTTTCGATACGCTGGCTAGACACGTTAGCGATTGAGCGTGCAAAAGCCGCTCGCTCCCAGCAGCCAATCCAAGAAGGGGGCTTTCGCCTAGGGGCGTGTCGAGAGCGTTATGGCCTGCCAGAATACCAAGGGCACGACGCGTTAACCGATGCGTTAGCGACCGCCGAACTACTGCTGGCACAAATTGCTTACCAAGGCAAAGAGTGCCGATTACACGACTTAAACCAAATGGGGGGAGGGCGAGTGACGCTCTCGACGCGTTAG